The Streptomyces sp. R28 region AACGTGCAGTTCGCGACGGTGCTGGCGACGGCGATGCCGTACGTGGGGCGTGGCTGAAGTCCCCTCAGGCTTCCGTTGCCTCCACAACTTGCACAAACGGAATATGAAATTCCGACCTATCAAGGCCGGTCGGAGGCATATGCTCAACCCGTCCTGCACCAGAGCTTCACATTTGGAGCACAGGGCTTCCGCAGGCCACTCCGAGGGGGGAGGCGGGAGGCGTTCCACGAACCGGGTGGGGGTGGACTTCGCGTGGGACCGCGAGGTACGCACCGGTTCGTGGAACGGCTGCCGCACAGTCCCAGCCCCTGCAGCGGCGGTGCTCAGCGGCCGAGGATCCGCTCGACCTCGGCCATCTGCTCCGCGCTGAGCGGCCCCTTCGCCATCGCGCCCGCGTTCTGCTCGGCCTGGGCGACGGAACGGAAGCCCGGGATCGGCACGGTCCGCGGGCTGCGGGCCCACAGCCAGGCAAGGGCGCCCTGGCCGAGGGTACGGCCGCCGCTGGTGAGGATGTCCTTCAGCGCGTCGACACGGGCGAGCCACCGCGGGTCGGCGCCGGACCCGTCCTCGAAGCCCTGCAGCCACTGCGGCGGCCGGCTGCGGATGTCCCCGGCCTCCAGGGCCTGCCCGGCCCGGCGCTTGCCGGTCAGCAGACCCATCGCCAGCGGGCTGCGGTTGATGCTGGCCAGCTCCCGCTGCGCGCACAGCGCGAACATCTCCGGCGCGTCCTGAAGCACGTTGGCCATGTGCTGTACGGCCGCACAGTGCTCCCCTTGCGCGAAGACGGCGGCGCGGGACGGGTCGTCGGTGCTCCAGGCGTAGGCGCGGACGGTCCCCTCGCGCACGAACTCCTCGCAGACGTCACGGAGTTCGGCGGCACGCTCCGGGTCGGCGTCCGACAGGTGCAGCTGGTAGAGGTCGACGTAGTCGGTGTCCAGGCGCTTCAGCGAGGCGGTCAGCGCCCGGCGGGCGTATCGCACGCTGTCGTCGGCGCCGGTGCGGGTGCGGGTCTCCTCGTCGAAGACGTTGCCCCACTTGGTGGCGACGACGACATCGGCACGGCGCTTGCCGAGGGCACGGCCGAGGACACGTTCGCTGTGGCCGGCCCCGTAGGTGTCCGCGGTGTCGAAGAAGGTGACGCCCAGGTCGAGGGCGCGCCGGATCGCCCGTACCGACTCCTCGTCGTCGACCTTGCCCCAGCCGAGGGGCTGCCCGTCGACGGACTGCCACTCACCGCCGATGGCCCAGCATCCGAAGCCGAGAGCGCTTACCCCGATGCCGGTGCGTCCCAAAGTCCTCTTGGTCTCCATGACGGAGGACGTTAGGAGTTGGAGTACACCCGAAGGCAATCCCCCGAGGGGATCTCCCGCGGCCGGCTACGCCTGCCCGGTCTCGAAACGGGAGATCCTGCCGTCGTCCTCCACCTCGAAGTGCCACCGGGTGCGCATCTCGCCCCAGGTGTCGTTGCGGTAGTGGGTGAGGAGGTCGCGGCCCCGGTTGGACTCTTTGTCGACCTCCATGTGGCCGTTGGAGGAGAAGATCTCCCGGTCGATCCAGTCGGCGAGGTCGCGGTCGGTGCCGTCGTCCGCCATGGTCGCGCCGGGCGCGAGGATGGTCAGGAAGCCCTCGCGGTCGTGGGCGTTGACTGCGGTGACGAAGGCGCGGACGGCGGGGTCGCTGAGTTTGGACGTCTGAATCGTCATACCGGCAGCCTCACACCGGCCCCGCCGGCCCGCCACCCGAACGGCGGCGCGGGCAGGCCGACCGGGTGTCGTCGGTGCGACGGTGGATACGCGGGAGGGCGGGAGGCGTTGCAAGGGTTCCCCCCTGCTGTCTGCCCCTGCCGTCCGTCCCTGCTGTCTGTTCCTGCTGTCTGTCCCTGCTGTCTGTTCCGGGAGTCGCTGTGAGTGCTTACGACCGACGTGATCTGGGCCTGCTGTTGCTCCGGCTGGGGGCCGGCGGAGTGCTGGCCGCGCACGGTACGCAGAAGCTGTTCGGCTGGTTCGGCGGGCACGGCATCGAGGGGACCGGCCAGTTCATGGAGTCGGTCGGCTACCGGCCGGGCAAGGCGAGCGCGACGGCGGCGGGCCTCGCGGAGACCGGCGGCGGCACGCTGCTGGCGCTGGGGCTCGCGACGCCCGGGGCGGGTGCGGCGGCGGCCGGTGCGATGGCGGGGGCGTCCGCGGTGCACGCCCCGAACGGCTTCTTCAACCAGGAGGGCGGCTACGAGTACGCGGCCACCCTCGCCCTGGCCGCGACCGGCCTCGCCATCACGGGCCCCGGCCGGCTCTCCCTCGACCACGCGCTCGGCCATGTCCTCGACCGCGGCTGGATGGTTCCTACGGCACTCGCGGCGACGGCTGCGGTGACGGCGCTGGTGGTGGGGGCGCGGAACAAGAGGCTGGACAAGGCGGGCAAGGAGAACGGGGCGGAACTCTTCGACGAGCAGGAGGCCCTGTTCGGGGAGTAGGTGGGTGCACAGGCGGGTTCATCACCGCCGGCCGCCGAACTCCCAGTCGTGGACCTCGATGTCGGCATACCGGCCCGGGGTCAGCACGGCGCGTGCCGTTTCCGGGTCCGGGGCCCGGAGCAGCACGGCCGTACCCAGCCAGGCGGCACCGTCGTCGGACAGTAGGGGCCCGTACGCGATCAGTTCGTCCCGGTCGGCCGGGACGGCGAGGTCGGCGGGCTCTCCCGCGCCGAGGCCGAGCACCAGGTACCGCTTGCCGCCGGTCCGGCCACCGGGGAAGTCCCACATGGTGCGCCCCAGCAGATTGCGCCACCGGCGCAGCAGCACGTCCCGGTACACGCCCGCCTGGTAGTTGGGCTCGTCGAAGGCGAAAGCGCGGGCGGCGGCGGGACCGGGAAGGTCGACGATGTGCACGCTGCCGGTGGGCGTCTCGCCGTCGGCGGCGAAGGTGGGGCCGCGGGCGATCAGCTCCTTCGCGTACCGGTCCATGTAGGACCAGTGCTCTTCCAGCAGCTCCTCGCGCGAGGTGACCGAGCCGGGCCGATCGCGGTGGAAGCAGAAGTACTCCATGCCACCAGACCCTCCCCGACGTACGGCGGCATCTCAACAGACTTTCCCGGGCCGGGCATGCTGCCGCGCATGCCGAAGCTGTCGATCACCGCGTTGGTCGCCCTGCGCACCCCGACCCCGGACATCCGCGTTGGTCTTCACCCGGCAGCCGGCCCGGGTGAAGGAACGCTCACTGGGTTCTGAGTCCTGGGCCCTGTTGGGGCTTCAGGCTCAGCACCGTCCCCTCCCCGTTCGCCGACAGCAGCAGTGAACCGTCGGGGCCGGTCGTCAGACCCGCGAACCGGCGGGCCAGGCCCGGCATGCCGTGGGCGAAGAGGGCGGGCTCGGTACGGGGTACGACCCCCGGGGGCGGGCCGACCGGCAGGTCCTCGGCGTCGGTGCGGCTCTGCCCCGTCGTCAGGGACACCGCCCGCAGCCGGCGCTGCCCGGTCTCCACCGTGAACAGCTCGTCACCCAGGACCGCGAGCCCCTGCGGCGCGTCGAGCCCGTCCACGACGACCGTCGGCGGCCCCTCCGGCTCCAGCCGCAGCACCGCGCCGAGCCGCTCGTCGCTGACGTAACAGCGGTCCTCGGCGTCGAAGGCCACGTCCACGGGCCGGTCCAGCCCGTCGGCGAGCACGGTGAGGACGTCGGCCTCGTCGACGGCCACGACCCGCCCCGCGTCCGACTCGGCGACGACGAGTGAGCCGTCCGGCGCGACCGTGATGCCGAGCGGGCGCCGCAGTCCGCCGGCCCGTTCCCGCGTGGTCCCGGTCTCGGGGTCGTACGTCTGGATCTGCCCGAACTGCGAGGTGATGTGCAGGAGTTCGCCGTCGGACACGATGCCGTGCGAGAAGTGCAGCAGGGAGTGTGTCGTGACGCCGCCCTCCCGCGAGGGTTCGGGGCGCGCGACGCGGTAGTGGTCGGCGGCGTACACCCTGCCGGCCAGGTCGATCGTCACGCCGTAGGGCCCGTCGAGGCCGCGCGGCACGATCTCGCGGGTGCGGCCGTCGGGATGCATCTCGGTCACGCCGCCGCTGGAGTAGCTGGAGACGAACATGCGGTTCTCCGCGTCGAAGGCCGCGTTGTCCAGCCCGACGACGCCGCTGGTGACCAGGGTCCGCGAGCCGCTGCCGTGCAGGTCGATGCGGGTGACGATGCCCTCCGGGCCCCGGGAGAGCACATGCAGCACCCCGCCCTGGTCGAACCGCACGGCGACCGGCTGGTGGACGTCGTCCGCGACCACCTCGGGCGCGCCCCCGTCCGGCGCGATCCGCCAGACCTGGCCGGTGAGCATGGGGTTCGCGCCGCTCATCATGTGCGGGTAGTACAGGTAGCCGTCCGGGCCGCGCTGCATCGCGTTGCCAAGGGCGAGGCCTTCGGTGAGGACCACGGGCTCACGGACATCGCGGCCGGCGCCGTCGTCTTGGCCGTCGCCGCCCCCGGGGAAGAGCTCCATCAGGCGGCCGTCGGGCTTCATCTCGTTCACGAACAGCCGGTCGCCGATGCAGGTGATGCCGTTGGGGTTGTCCACGTCGCCGGAGACGAGCGTGAACTTCCCCTGCGGGCTGCGGCGCCACACCCGCCCCGGCACCAGGTCGGCGATGTACATCGAGCCGTCCGCCCCGAACGCGAGGTCGTCCGGCGACTGCACGGGGCTGTCCATCGGTACGACCACCTCGACGTCCCCGGTGGCCGGGTCGACGGCGCTGATCTGCCCGGCGAGGAACTGGGCGACGTACAGCCGCCCGTCCGGCCCGAACGCGACGCCGTTGGAACCCCACAGCCGACTGGGCGGGTTGAGCCGCTCAAGTGCCCAACGGGCGCTGGAGGCACTGCGCCTGCCGGTCGCGTCGTACCTGCTCGGTTCGCTCGGTTTCATCGCAGCGCTCACCCCTCGCTCTCCACCAGCACCTCACGCATGCCGCCTTCGGACCGCCAGCGTCGCAGCAGCTCGTGGAAGGCGACGGGTCCGTCACCGTAGGACTCGCTGCGCTCCCTCGGGCTGCCCTCGTTGTTGTAGTAGCCGGGGGTGCACTCGGCCTGGAACTTGTAGAGGTCGGCCGCCTTCTGGCGGATCGTCGCCACCCAGGCGTCCTGCGCCTCGGCGGTCGGCTCGACGTACCGTGCCTTGCGCCCCCGCGCCTGCGCCACGACCTCGGCGACATGCGAGGCCTGTTCGTCGAGGATGTGGACGAAGTTGACGGAGGCGGCGTTCTGCGTCGAGCCGAGCAGGAAGAGGTTGGGGAAGCCGCGGGTGGTGAACCCGTGCAGCGTCTTGAGGCCGCCGGTCATCCAGGTCTCCAGCAGGCCGGCGCCGCCCCGCCCGTACACCGGGAGCTTCCCGGACAGCACGCCCGACCTGCCGACGTCGAACCCGGTCGCGAAGATGATGCAGTCGACCTCGTACTCCACACCGCCCACCACGACGGCGTTCTCGGTGATCCGCTCGACGCCGTGGGTGTCGGCGGTGTCGACGAGGGTGACGCCCGGCCGGTTGAAGGTCTGCAGATAGGTGTCGCTGAACGTGGGCCGCTTGCACATGTAGCGGTACCAGGGCTTGAGCTTCTCGGCGGTCCCGGGGTCCTCGACGAGTGTCTCGACGCGGGAGCGCAGCTCGTTCATCTTCTGGAAGTCGGCGATCTCGTAGGCGAGTTCGCGCTCCTCGGCCGGAACGTCCGCGTGGGCGTTGGTCGGGATGAGCTTCTCCTGGAGCCGGGCGCTGGACGTCCAGGCGTCGTTCACCAGGTCCTCGTCCTGCCGGACGCCGGAGACGACCTTGAGGAAGTTCTCCATGCGGAGCCGCTGCCACCCGGGCTTCAGTGACTTCGCCCACTCCGGGTCGGTGGGCCGGTTGCCGCGTACGTCGACGGAGGACGGGGTGCGCTGGAAGACGTACACCTGTGCCGCGTCGGCCCCGAGGTGCGGCACCACCTGGATGGCGGTGGCGCCGGTGCCGATGAGGGCGACGCGCTTGTCGGCGAGCCCGGTCAGGCCGCCCCTCGCATCGCCGCCCGTGTAGCCGTAGTCCCAGCGGCTGGTGTGGAAGGTGTGCCCGCGGAAGGTCTCGATGCCGGGGATGCCGGGCAGTTTGGCCTGGCTGAGGGTGCCGCTGGAGACGACGACGTACCGCGCCCGCATCTCATCGCCGCGATCGGTGCCGACGATCCACTCCGACTGCTCCTCGTCCCAGCGCAGTTCGGTGACCTGGGTCTGGAAGCAGGCCTGGTCGTAGAGGCCGAAGTGCCGGGCGATGGCCTGCGCGTGCTGCCGGATCTCCTCGCCCGGCGCGTACTTCCACCGCGGGACGTAGCCGAGCTCTTCGAGCAGCGGCAGATAGACGTACGACTCGATGTCGCAGTGGATGCCCGGGTACCGGTTCCAGTACCAGGTGCCGCCGAAGTCCCCGCCCTGCTCGATGACCCGGATCTCCTGGACACCCGCCTGCCGCAGCCGCGCCCCGGCGAGCAGCCCGCCGAACCCACCGCCCACGATCAGGGCCTCGACCCGGTCGTGCAGCGGCTCGCGGGTGAACTCCTGGTCGGTGTACGGGTCTTGGTCGTCCACGCCGAGCTCGTCGGCGAGGTGCCGGTACTGGGTGCCGCCGTCGGGGCGGATGCGGCGATCGCGCTCGGCGCGGTACTTGGCGCGCAGGGCTTCGGGGTCGAAGTCCAGATCCTGCACGTCGGGGGCCTGCGGCTCGGGCATGGGCATGCTCTCCTCGGTCATGGGGCCGGCCGCCAGGAGGGCCGGGACAGGGGAAGTCGAGGACCAGTGAAGCGAACCGGGCTGACAGCACCCGGACAGTTCCCGGACACTTGATCAACGTGAGCCATGCCACAGCGGCCGTACGGCCGAATCCGGCCACGGCGGGCTTACGGCCGTGGCGGCCGGCCCAGCCAGTAGCCGAAGCCCCGCCGGGTGTGGATCAGGGCCGTCTGCTCGCCGTTCACCTTGCGGCGCAGCCGTGAGAGGAGCCGCTCGATCGCGCCGTCGGTGGGCGGGTCGTCCCAGACGTGCCGCCCGATCTGCTCCTTGGACAGCACGCGTTCGGCGTTCACCAGCAGGTGGCGCAGCAGGCGGTACTCCGCGGGCGTGAGCGCGATGGTGCGCTCACCGCGCCGCGCCCTGCGGGTGGCGTGGTCCAGCACGAGGTCGCCGTAGCGCAGTGCGCCGTCCCATCCGGCGGGCTCGGCGCTGCGCACCAACTGCCGTGCACGGGCGAGGACTTCGGCCACTCTGCCCGACGCCACCCGGCCCGCCGGCCCGTCGGCGCCCGGACCGCCCCCGGGGAGACTGCCCAGGAACTCTCCGCTCCCGGTGAGCAGCAGGACGGCCGGGCGGTCGGGGGCGAGGAGACGGCGGCTGTGCCTGAGCGCCTCGGTGTCCGGCAGCGTGACGTCGAGGATGACCAGATCGAACCGGCGCTCGGTGAGCCAGACGGTGGCGTCGGTGGCGCGGTCCACCGCGACGGTCCGGTAGCCGGCGAGTTCCAGCATCGCGCGGAGCGGCTCGGAGGTACGGGGATCACCGGCGACGAGCAGGACGTCCGGTACCGCGTCGGTCGACGGCGGCTTCGGCATACGGCCACCTTACCTGCGGGTTGCCTGAGGCAAGTAACCGCGGATGAGGTCGTCTGACCGCGTCACGTCCAGGGCGTGGCGACGAGCCGGATCCGCGCGGCGGGGCCGACGAGGGGCCCGGCGGTGGTGGGCAGTTCGATGTGCGCGACCCAGCGCTCGGGGGTGGGGTCCTCGTCGACCCGGGGCTCTCCGGCGACGCGGTGGTCGCGGATGGCGCCCTCGATGTCCGAGTTCCAGGCGGCCCAGA contains the following coding sequences:
- a CDS encoding aldo/keto reductase, which gives rise to METKRTLGRTGIGVSALGFGCWAIGGEWQSVDGQPLGWGKVDDEESVRAIRRALDLGVTFFDTADTYGAGHSERVLGRALGKRRADVVVATKWGNVFDEETRTRTGADDSVRYARRALTASLKRLDTDYVDLYQLHLSDADPERAAELRDVCEEFVREGTVRAYAWSTDDPSRAAVFAQGEHCAAVQHMANVLQDAPEMFALCAQRELASINRSPLAMGLLTGKRRAGQALEAGDIRSRPPQWLQGFEDGSGADPRWLARVDALKDILTSGGRTLGQGALAWLWARSPRTVPIPGFRSVAQAEQNAGAMAKGPLSAEQMAEVERILGR
- a CDS encoding nuclear transport factor 2 family protein, with translation MTIQTSKLSDPAVRAFVTAVNAHDREGFLTILAPGATMADDGTDRDLADWIDREIFSSNGHMEVDKESNRGRDLLTHYRNDTWGEMRTRWHFEVEDDGRISRFETGQA
- a CDS encoding DoxX family membrane protein is translated as MSAYDRRDLGLLLLRLGAGGVLAAHGTQKLFGWFGGHGIEGTGQFMESVGYRPGKASATAAGLAETGGGTLLALGLATPGAGAAAAGAMAGASAVHAPNGFFNQEGGYEYAATLALAATGLAITGPGRLSLDHALGHVLDRGWMVPTALAATAAVTALVVGARNKRLDKAGKENGAELFDEQEALFGE
- a CDS encoding YciI family protein yields the protein MEYFCFHRDRPGSVTSREELLEEHWSYMDRYAKELIARGPTFAADGETPTGSVHIVDLPGPAAARAFAFDEPNYQAGVYRDVLLRRWRNLLGRTMWDFPGGRTGGKRYLVLGLGAGEPADLAVPADRDELIAYGPLLSDDGAAWLGTAVLLRAPDPETARAVLTPGRYADIEVHDWEFGGRR
- a CDS encoding flavin-containing monooxygenase, with amino-acid sequence MPEPQAPDVQDLDFDPEALRAKYRAERDRRIRPDGGTQYRHLADELGVDDQDPYTDQEFTREPLHDRVEALIVGGGFGGLLAGARLRQAGVQEIRVIEQGGDFGGTWYWNRYPGIHCDIESYVYLPLLEELGYVPRWKYAPGEEIRQHAQAIARHFGLYDQACFQTQVTELRWDEEQSEWIVGTDRGDEMRARYVVVSSGTLSQAKLPGIPGIETFRGHTFHTSRWDYGYTGGDARGGLTGLADKRVALIGTGATAIQVVPHLGADAAQVYVFQRTPSSVDVRGNRPTDPEWAKSLKPGWQRLRMENFLKVVSGVRQDEDLVNDAWTSSARLQEKLIPTNAHADVPAEERELAYEIADFQKMNELRSRVETLVEDPGTAEKLKPWYRYMCKRPTFSDTYLQTFNRPGVTLVDTADTHGVERITENAVVVGGVEYEVDCIIFATGFDVGRSGVLSGKLPVYGRGGAGLLETWMTGGLKTLHGFTTRGFPNLFLLGSTQNAASVNFVHILDEQASHVAEVVAQARGRKARYVEPTAEAQDAWVATIRQKAADLYKFQAECTPGYYNNEGSPRERSESYGDGPVAFHELLRRWRSEGGMREVLVESEG
- a CDS encoding response regulator transcription factor, which gives rise to MPKPPSTDAVPDVLLVAGDPRTSEPLRAMLELAGYRTVAVDRATDATVWLTERRFDLVILDVTLPDTEALRHSRRLLAPDRPAVLLLTGSGEFLGSLPGGGPGADGPAGRVASGRVAEVLARARQLVRSAEPAGWDGALRYGDLVLDHATRRARRGERTIALTPAEYRLLRHLLVNAERVLSKEQIGRHVWDDPPTDGAIERLLSRLRRKVNGEQTALIHTRRGFGYWLGRPPRP